From Gemmatimonadota bacterium, a single genomic window includes:
- a CDS encoding tetratricopeptide repeat protein, whose protein sequence is MKRIWSGVLATAIAGTAYAQGPVLQPKLAELQAAKFSVPLCPLKAQGSVQKGLDALRKAYDPKADRAAKLAEAKDLILQGIAKEAQGISAAAWYYLARVYLMQGDVGGVDSTLRKAQELQPQCEIDIDQIRQNNWAQLANAGLEIQKAGNIDGAIVLFRDADRLFSGMPHVASNLGVLFANAGKDDSAVVYFAKAMKIAAAGDTSMIGDRNSNGLNLALMYQRLDRHTEAVPVLRQYLEWEPNNMDARKALSQSLRAAGMAASADSLENAMVEEMSKQNLDSLDTQDILAIGVAAFNAERYADAATAFDKAVSRNPYSRDAVYNLANAYLALKDHENLVKTATKLIELEPMNEDVYRLQGQGYKGLKKDADVLKAAEKLVGLQVTIEMTGFQLGRSNVKLEGTATGRAPTDAQGKTIKPDSVSLVVEFVTSAGTVVDTKNVVLPILPAGTVHKISVDAKGADIAGWRYRSK, encoded by the coding sequence ATGAAGCGCATTTGGTCTGGGGTACTCGCGACCGCCATCGCGGGCACGGCGTACGCCCAGGGGCCGGTGTTGCAGCCCAAGCTCGCCGAACTGCAGGCTGCCAAGTTTTCGGTACCCCTCTGCCCGCTCAAGGCCCAGGGCAGTGTGCAAAAAGGCCTCGATGCCCTTCGCAAGGCCTACGATCCCAAGGCCGACCGAGCCGCCAAGCTCGCCGAGGCCAAGGATCTGATTCTTCAAGGCATCGCCAAGGAAGCTCAGGGCATCTCGGCGGCGGCTTGGTATTACCTCGCCCGCGTCTATCTGATGCAGGGCGACGTTGGCGGGGTCGACTCCACGCTGCGGAAGGCGCAGGAACTCCAACCCCAGTGCGAAATCGACATCGACCAGATTCGCCAGAACAACTGGGCCCAGTTGGCCAACGCCGGTCTCGAGATTCAAAAAGCCGGCAACATCGACGGTGCGATCGTCCTCTTCCGCGACGCCGACCGGCTCTTTTCGGGGATGCCCCATGTCGCGTCGAACCTCGGCGTGCTGTTTGCCAATGCCGGGAAAGACGACAGCGCGGTCGTCTACTTCGCCAAGGCCATGAAGATCGCGGCGGCCGGTGACACCTCGATGATTGGCGACCGGAATTCCAACGGGCTCAACCTGGCGCTGATGTATCAGCGACTGGACCGGCACACAGAAGCGGTGCCGGTCCTGCGGCAGTACTTGGAGTGGGAACCGAACAACATGGATGCGCGGAAGGCCCTGTCGCAGTCGTTGCGAGCCGCCGGGATGGCGGCCAGCGCCGATTCGCTCGAGAATGCCATGGTCGAGGAGATGTCGAAGCAGAATCTCGACTCGCTCGACACCCAGGACATTCTGGCCATTGGTGTTGCCGCGTTCAACGCGGAACGGTATGCCGATGCTGCGACCGCCTTCGATAAGGCCGTCTCCCGCAACCCGTACAGCCGGGATGCCGTCTACAACCTTGCCAACGCGTATCTGGCCCTCAAGGACCACGAGAACCTGGTCAAGACGGCCACGAAATTGATCGAGCTCGAGCCGATGAACGAGGACGTCTACCGGCTCCAGGGGCAGGGCTACAAAGGCTTGAAGAAGGACGCCGACGTCCTGAAAGCCGCCGAGAAATTGGTTGGCCTCCAAGTCACGATCGAGATGACCGGCTTCCAGCTCGGCCGCTCGAACGTCAAGCTCGAGGGCACCGCCACCGGGCGGGCGCCGACGGATGCCCAAGGGAAGACCATCAAGCCGGATTCCGTCTCCCTCGTCGTCGAGTTCGTCACCAGTGCCGGGACCGTGGTGGATACCAAGAACGTCGTCCTGCCGATTCTTCCGGCCGGGACCGTCCACAAGATCAGCGTCGATGCCAAGGGCGCTGATATTGCCGGCTGGCGGTATCGCAGCAAGTAG
- a CDS encoding sodium-dependent bicarbonate transport family permease, which produces MNGTSTADLLAANLLSPFVLAFTLGVVAKRLGSNLSLSKDVYDGLSTYLLLAIGLKGGARIAQAPVDQLLAPTGAALALGLITPVVAFAVLRLAGRLSRVDAGAIAAHYGSVSAVTFIAAQSLVEQRGDVTEPFLPALLAIMEVPGLVVGLALGITGPGRGDRPLRQVFHEIVLGKTLVLLLGGLVIGAAVGVERLAPVQPFFEGLFPGALTLFLLELGVVAGARLGDLRRIGPFLLGFGTVVPIVHGVLGVLLGSWAGLSVGGATVLGAMAASASYIAAPPAVRLALPDANPTYYLTAALAITFPFNLIAGIPLYYWTALWVAERMT; this is translated from the coding sequence ATGAACGGTACCTCGACCGCCGATCTGTTGGCCGCCAATCTGCTGTCTCCCTTCGTCCTGGCCTTCACCCTCGGCGTGGTCGCAAAGCGGCTCGGGAGTAACCTCTCCCTGTCGAAGGACGTCTATGACGGGCTTTCGACTTATTTGCTCTTGGCGATCGGCCTCAAGGGTGGGGCCCGAATCGCCCAGGCACCGGTGGACCAACTCCTGGCCCCAACGGGCGCGGCCCTCGCCCTCGGGCTGATAACCCCCGTGGTGGCTTTCGCGGTTCTTCGGCTGGCGGGCCGTCTGTCGCGGGTGGACGCCGGCGCGATTGCCGCCCACTATGGTTCGGTGTCGGCGGTCACGTTTATCGCCGCGCAAAGCCTGGTTGAGCAGCGGGGCGATGTCACCGAGCCGTTTCTTCCGGCTCTATTGGCCATCATGGAGGTGCCCGGTTTGGTGGTTGGGCTGGCCCTCGGGATTACGGGCCCCGGTCGGGGCGATCGACCCCTTCGCCAGGTGTTCCACGAGATCGTCCTCGGCAAAACCCTGGTGCTGCTGCTCGGCGGCTTGGTGATCGGCGCGGCAGTGGGGGTCGAACGCTTGGCACCGGTGCAGCCGTTTTTTGAAGGACTCTTCCCTGGTGCGCTGACGCTGTTCCTGCTGGAACTCGGGGTCGTGGCCGGTGCCCGGCTCGGCGACCTCAGACGGATCGGGCCGTTCCTGCTCGGGTTCGGCACCGTTGTTCCGATAGTCCATGGCGTACTCGGCGTGCTGTTGGGCAGCTGGGCGGGCCTGTCGGTCGGCGGCGCCACGGTACTTGGAGCCATGGCAGCGAGCGCCTCCTATATCGCGGCACCCCCGGCGGTTCGACTTGCCCTGCCGGATGCCAACCCGACGTACTATCTCACGGCGGCCTTGGCGATCACGTTCCCGTTCAACCTGATCGCCGGGATTCCGCTCTACTATTGGACCGCGTTGTGGGTTGCGGAAAGGATGACCTGA
- a CDS encoding transcriptional regulator, which translates to MATTSLKLVTIVAEPVLESQLVKDLRHLGATGWTIVEGRGEGSRGMRASDLPGTNVRVETIVTDEVADRIISHVADRYFPHYAVIAYVTDAAVVRGEKYARRAR; encoded by the coding sequence ATGGCAACCACGTCCCTCAAGTTGGTGACGATCGTGGCCGAGCCGGTTCTGGAGTCGCAACTCGTCAAGGATCTCCGTCACCTCGGGGCCACAGGCTGGACCATCGTCGAAGGCCGGGGCGAAGGGTCCCGCGGCATGCGGGCCAGCGATCTGCCGGGGACCAACGTCCGAGTCGAAACGATCGTGACGGATGAGGTGGCTGACCGGATCATCAGCCACGTTGCGGATCGGTACTTTCCCCATTACGCGGTCATCGCCTACGTCACCGACGCCGCGGTCGTCAGGGGTGAGAAATACGCCCGGCGGGCGCGTTAG
- a CDS encoding TerC family protein produces the protein MEFLTGYLIEKSLSIDNIFVFVILFSYFAVPRQYQHRVLFWGILGALLMRGVFIGVGAYVLEQFHWILYLFGAILILTGIKMMMRQESHSPENNPVLRWMRRVLPLTDRYHGQSFWIKEGGKWLATPLFLVLVMVELTDLGFAIDSIPAIFAVTKEPFLVYTCNVFAILGLRSMYFLLAGVVHRFVYLKYGLAAVLLFVGIKMILIDIYKIPTALSLAVVLSTITASIVASLVKTRGAVGESVPGPGN, from the coding sequence CTGGAGTTCCTGACCGGCTACTTGATCGAGAAGTCCCTCTCGATCGACAACATCTTCGTATTCGTAATCCTGTTCAGCTACTTCGCGGTGCCCCGCCAATACCAGCACCGGGTGCTATTCTGGGGCATCCTGGGCGCCTTGCTGATGCGGGGTGTCTTCATCGGGGTGGGTGCCTACGTCCTCGAACAATTCCATTGGATCTTGTACCTCTTTGGCGCGATCCTGATCCTTACCGGGATCAAGATGATGATGCGGCAGGAATCGCACTCGCCTGAGAACAACCCCGTTCTCCGGTGGATGCGCCGCGTCTTGCCCTTGACCGATCGGTACCACGGCCAAAGTTTCTGGATCAAGGAGGGTGGCAAGTGGTTGGCAACGCCGCTCTTCTTGGTCCTCGTCATGGTCGAGCTGACCGATCTGGGGTTCGCGATCGACTCGATCCCGGCGATCTTTGCCGTCACCAAGGAACCGTTCCTGGTCTATACCTGCAACGTGTTCGCGATCCTCGGCTTGCGGTCGATGTACTTCCTGCTGGCGGGCGTGGTGCACCGATTCGTGTACCTCAAATACGGACTGGCGGCGGTCCTGCTGTTCGTTGGAATCAAGATGATCCTGATTGACATCTACAAGATCCCGACCGCCCTCTCGTTGGCGGTCGTGCTGAGCACGATCACCGCGTCGATTGTCGCTTCCCTGGTCAAGACCCGCGGTGCGGTCGGGGAGTCGGTACCGGGGCCCGGGAACTAA
- a CDS encoding DUF512 domain-containing protein, with translation MIRVATVVEGSIADQLGLVTGSELVSVNGNELEDFLDWEYHTADEEFLLHIRQPDGEEIEFEVERDLDDPIGLTLEPPRIRRCANRCDFCFVDGNPAGLREALYIRDDDYRLSFRYGNFATLTNLKPKDVERIIAYRLSPLYVSVHATELVARRYLLRNPTAPDIIPQLRQFADHGIQFHTQIVMSPGVNDGPVLDRSLRDLYEFGPEVLSVSVVPVGLTEFSKHSLCREPTVAECRDAVAMVERWGRRAQTERGMTWVHGADELYLRAELDLPPASFYGAFEQVENGVGAVRFLQQEIAESAPAFAQWKGKRVGVLTGISMGALMPQVLEPLTRVSGATIDLIPIENTLFGPRVTTAGLLPGRDFLAALQRRPGLDLALLPGEALNDDQLFIDNMPLTELVAAATMPIRLSKYFVDALDE, from the coding sequence GTGATTCGTGTGGCGACGGTGGTGGAGGGCTCGATTGCCGATCAGCTCGGGCTCGTGACCGGGTCGGAGTTGGTGAGCGTGAACGGCAACGAGCTCGAGGACTTCCTGGACTGGGAGTACCATACGGCTGACGAGGAGTTCCTGCTCCACATCCGGCAGCCGGACGGCGAGGAGATCGAGTTCGAGGTGGAACGTGATCTCGACGACCCGATCGGCCTGACGCTCGAGCCACCCCGGATCCGCCGGTGTGCCAACCGCTGCGACTTCTGCTTTGTCGACGGGAACCCCGCGGGGCTCCGCGAGGCCCTCTACATTCGGGACGACGATTACCGGCTGTCCTTCCGGTATGGCAACTTCGCGACCTTGACGAACCTGAAGCCGAAGGACGTCGAGCGGATCATCGCGTACCGGCTGTCGCCCCTTTATGTCTCGGTCCACGCCACGGAACTGGTGGCGCGCCGATACCTGCTTCGGAACCCGACCGCCCCCGACATCATCCCTCAACTCCGCCAGTTTGCCGATCACGGGATTCAGTTCCACACCCAGATCGTGATGTCGCCCGGGGTGAACGACGGCCCGGTGCTCGATCGGTCGCTCCGGGATCTGTACGAGTTCGGGCCCGAAGTGCTGAGTGTCTCGGTGGTGCCGGTCGGGTTGACGGAGTTCAGCAAACACAGCCTCTGTCGCGAGCCGACCGTGGCGGAGTGCCGGGACGCCGTGGCGATGGTGGAACGGTGGGGTCGGCGCGCCCAAACCGAACGGGGCATGACCTGGGTTCATGGGGCCGACGAGCTGTATTTGCGGGCTGAGCTGGATCTCCCGCCGGCATCTTTTTATGGGGCCTTCGAGCAAGTGGAGAACGGCGTTGGTGCGGTCCGGTTTCTCCAGCAGGAGATCGCCGAATCCGCCCCGGCGTTTGCCCAGTGGAAGGGAAAGCGGGTCGGGGTCCTGACCGGGATCTCGATGGGGGCGCTGATGCCCCAGGTGCTCGAACCGCTGACCCGCGTCTCGGGGGCAACCATCGATCTGATCCCGATCGAAAACACCCTGTTCGGCCCCCGGGTCACCACCGCGGGTCTCTTGCCCGGGCGGGATTTTCTGGCGGCCCTCCAGCGTCGGCCGGGGCTCGATCTGGCGCTGCTCCCGGGCGAGGCCTTGAATGATGATCAGCTGTTCATTGACAACATGCCGTTGACCGAGCTGGTGGCCGCGGCCACGATGCCGATTCGGCTTTCGAAGTACTTCGTGGACGCCCTCGATGAGTAA
- a CDS encoding ribosome biogenesis GTPase Der, with protein MSKPTVAIVGRPNVGKSTLFNRFVGGRQAIVSDQAGTTRDRHFSDAEWNGRSFWVVDTGGMVPDSDDSMDRAIRRQADLAIEEADLILFVVDGLAGLHPIDEAIAHHLRRTKRPVMVVVNKLDAMPKVMPDPEFYGLGLGELVPVSASVGKGSGDLLDAIVERLPPKEADPSEEEIRVAIVGRPNVGKSSLANRLLGEDRYVVSPVPGTTRDAVDSLLTYHGKPIRFIDTAGLRRKSRVDDDIEFYSTVRTRRAIDEAHVCVLVIDATLGVHHQDLRIATEAWDRGTGLIIAVNKWDLVEDKETNTAVRGQAIVVEKAPFLEWVPFVYVSALSGQRARNVLDQVIAVAEARLRRVTTSEVNRVLEALVAKNQPPQREGEEVKLLYTSQIGVAPPVFAIVSNRPDDVVEHYQRYLLRGFREAWGFEGVPIRLKFRERKGRDR; from the coding sequence ATGAGTAAACCAACGGTAGCAATTGTCGGCCGGCCAAACGTCGGCAAGTCGACCCTGTTCAATCGGTTCGTGGGTGGCCGCCAGGCCATCGTGTCCGATCAAGCCGGCACCACCCGGGACCGGCATTTCAGCGACGCGGAGTGGAATGGCCGGTCGTTTTGGGTGGTGGACACCGGCGGCATGGTCCCCGACTCGGACGATTCGATGGACCGGGCGATCCGTCGCCAGGCCGATCTCGCCATTGAAGAAGCGGATTTGATCCTCTTCGTCGTCGATGGGTTGGCCGGCTTGCATCCGATCGACGAGGCCATCGCGCACCATCTCCGCCGGACGAAGCGGCCGGTCATGGTGGTGGTGAACAAGCTCGACGCCATGCCGAAGGTGATGCCGGACCCCGAATTCTACGGCCTGGGGCTGGGCGAGCTCGTGCCGGTCTCCGCGTCGGTCGGGAAGGGCAGCGGCGACTTGCTCGATGCCATCGTCGAACGGTTGCCCCCGAAAGAGGCCGACCCGTCGGAGGAGGAAATCCGGGTCGCGATCGTGGGTCGCCCGAATGTCGGCAAGTCCTCGTTGGCCAACCGCTTGCTCGGTGAAGACCGGTACGTGGTGTCGCCGGTTCCGGGGACCACGCGGGACGCGGTCGACTCGCTGCTGACCTATCACGGGAAGCCGATTCGATTCATCGACACCGCCGGCCTCCGGCGGAAATCCCGCGTCGACGACGATATCGAGTTCTACTCGACCGTCCGGACCCGCCGGGCGATCGACGAGGCTCACGTCTGCGTGCTGGTGATCGACGCCACGCTCGGGGTTCACCACCAAGACCTTCGGATCGCGACCGAGGCCTGGGATCGTGGGACCGGGTTGATCATCGCCGTCAATAAATGGGATCTGGTCGAAGACAAGGAAACCAATACTGCCGTCCGTGGCCAAGCGATCGTGGTGGAAAAGGCTCCCTTTTTAGAATGGGTTCCGTTCGTCTACGTCTCGGCGCTGAGCGGCCAGCGGGCCCGGAATGTCCTCGATCAGGTCATCGCGGTGGCCGAGGCCCGGCTGCGGCGGGTTACGACCTCCGAGGTGAACCGGGTCCTCGAGGCGCTGGTGGCGAAGAATCAGCCGCCGCAGCGGGAAGGCGAGGAAGTGAAGCTCCTCTACACCTCCCAGATTGGCGTGGCACCGCCGGTGTTTGCGATCGTCAGCAATCGCCCCGATGACGTGGTGGAGCACTATCAGCGCTATTTGCTCCGTGGTTTCCGCGAGGCCTGGGGCTTCGAGGGCGTGCCGATCCGGCTCAAATTCCGGGAGCGGAAGGGCCGAGACCGGTGA
- the plsY gene encoding glycerol-3-phosphate 1-O-acyltransferase, protein MTVAAWFLASYLLGAIPTSYLVARLAKGVDLREIGSKNLGATNLYRSLGWAYAIPVGLFDLAKGVVPVLVFGPWAGGPSWLPLALGFTAVIGHVYSVFVGFRGGKGVATAAGVMLGLAPWATAVSLVTWIIAVRVSGYVSLGSVLAAVVLPIGAYLLHPSLRPTVWVFALLGLFIIGMHRANIARLLAGTENRFGKRGIS, encoded by the coding sequence GTGACCGTGGCGGCGTGGTTTCTGGCGTCCTACCTGCTCGGGGCGATCCCGACCAGCTACCTAGTAGCCCGCCTGGCCAAGGGAGTCGACCTCCGGGAGATCGGCAGCAAGAATCTCGGCGCCACGAATCTGTACCGATCGTTAGGGTGGGCCTACGCGATTCCGGTTGGGCTTTTCGATCTGGCCAAAGGGGTGGTCCCGGTCTTGGTGTTCGGCCCCTGGGCCGGCGGGCCAAGCTGGCTCCCGTTGGCGCTCGGCTTCACGGCCGTCATCGGCCATGTCTATAGTGTTTTCGTAGGCTTTCGAGGCGGTAAGGGTGTGGCCACCGCGGCCGGCGTCATGTTGGGGCTCGCTCCTTGGGCCACCGCGGTTTCGCTGGTGACCTGGATCATTGCGGTTCGGGTATCCGGGTACGTCTCCCTCGGCAGCGTCTTGGCCGCGGTGGTCCTCCCAATCGGCGCCTATCTCCTCCATCCGAGTCTCCGGCCAACCGTCTGGGTTTTCGCGCTGCTCGGTTTGTTCATCATCGGGATGCACCGGGCCAACATCGCTCGACTCCTGGCGGGCACCGAAAACCGCTTTGGCAAGCGAGGCATCTCGTGA
- a CDS encoding NAD(P)-dependent glycerol-3-phosphate dehydrogenase, with the protein MKPVAVLGAGSWGTTLADMLARKGLPVRLWAYEEAVVESIERHHENAMFLPGARLAASLTASSDLDAVVRGAEFVVSVVPSHVARQVFTQAASALDPHAVVVSATKGIETDTLGLMSEVAQTTLPPHRFVALSGPSFAQEVFQGQPTAVVAASDDRGAAEAVQQLFATGYFRVYSNRDVVGTELAGALKNVIAIAAGILEGLGLGNNPRAALVTRGLAEMTRLGVALGADPGTFAGLAGMGDLILTTCGSLSRNRALGVALAQGASFEAYRGEHRTVAEGANTAQAAVRLADRHRVELPITTQVANILFAGTAPRQAMADLMERTLKPEQWT; encoded by the coding sequence GTGAAGCCGGTCGCGGTGCTCGGAGCCGGCAGTTGGGGCACCACCCTCGCTGACATGCTGGCTCGGAAGGGACTCCCGGTTCGGCTCTGGGCCTACGAAGAGGCGGTGGTCGAGTCGATCGAGCGCCACCATGAGAACGCCATGTTCTTGCCGGGTGCCCGACTGGCGGCCTCGCTGACCGCGAGTTCGGATCTCGACGCCGTGGTGCGGGGTGCTGAGTTCGTGGTCTCGGTGGTGCCAAGCCATGTGGCCCGTCAGGTCTTTACCCAGGCCGCGAGCGCCCTTGATCCGCATGCAGTCGTGGTCAGCGCCACCAAGGGAATCGAGACCGATACCCTGGGCCTGATGTCGGAGGTTGCCCAGACGACGCTGCCGCCGCACCGGTTCGTCGCGCTGTCGGGACCGAGCTTTGCGCAGGAGGTATTTCAGGGGCAGCCCACCGCGGTGGTGGCAGCCTCCGACGACCGGGGCGCGGCGGAAGCGGTGCAGCAGCTGTTCGCCACTGGATACTTCCGGGTGTATTCGAACCGGGACGTGGTCGGCACCGAGTTGGCCGGGGCACTCAAGAACGTGATTGCGATCGCCGCCGGGATCCTCGAAGGCTTGGGGCTGGGCAACAACCCGCGGGCGGCGTTGGTCACCCGGGGATTGGCCGAGATGACCCGCTTGGGCGTGGCCCTCGGCGCCGATCCGGGAACCTTTGCCGGATTGGCCGGGATGGGTGACTTGATCCTGACGACCTGTGGCAGTCTGAGCCGGAACCGGGCCTTAGGCGTGGCCCTGGCGCAGGGGGCCAGCTTCGAGGCCTACCGCGGTGAGCACCGTACCGTGGCCGAGGGCGCCAACACGGCCCAAGCCGCGGTCAGACTCGCCGACCGCCACCGGGTCGAGCTGCCGATTACCACGCAGGTGGCGAACATTCTGTTTGCGGGCACCGCCCCGCGACAGGCTATGGCGGACCTGATGGAACGAACCCTCAAGCCGGAGCAGTGGACATGA
- a CDS encoding MerR family transcriptional regulator — protein MTGPRPTQEFFSIGEVCALTDLKPHVLRYWESQFRFLSPAKNRSGNRVYKSREVEMILLVKHLLYAEKYTIDGARQRVEQFRRTGDLKKQASRVASHQTLDEVGSALDDILATLDGTPRRSAPSPDVEFWQ, from the coding sequence ATGACCGGTCCCCGGCCGACCCAGGAGTTCTTTTCGATCGGGGAGGTCTGCGCCCTGACCGACCTCAAGCCGCACGTGCTGCGCTATTGGGAAAGTCAGTTCCGGTTCTTGAGTCCCGCGAAGAACCGGTCCGGCAACCGGGTCTACAAGAGTCGCGAAGTGGAAATGATCTTGCTGGTCAAGCACCTGCTGTATGCGGAGAAGTACACCATCGACGGCGCCCGGCAACGGGTCGAACAATTCCGGCGCACCGGCGACCTCAAGAAGCAAGCCTCCCGGGTGGCCTCGCACCAAACCCTCGATGAGGTCGGCTCGGCCCTCGACGACATTCTGGCAACGCTCGACGGCACGCCGCGCCGATCAGCACCATCCCCCGACGTGGAATTCTGGCAATGA
- the surE gene encoding 5'/3'-nucleotidase SurE, whose amino-acid sequence MRILVSNDDGILAPGIGILAGACREVGTVTVVAPDREQSGTSHSLTLHRPLRPARTHDGAFQVDGTPTDCVLLAVGALMPERPDFVFAGINHGANMGEDVLYSGTVSVAMEAVTLGIPGIAFSFASRDPDLMASYHDTLVRLIRRITAMPDFPAETLLNINLPKRHASEVKGVKVTKLGSRFFSSSITRMSDPWGREVFWIGGGEVTWTGEPDTDHAAVKDGYISVTPLHMDLTNYRLMEAVGSWSLEL is encoded by the coding sequence ATGAGAATTCTGGTATCAAATGACGATGGGATCCTGGCCCCGGGGATCGGGATTTTAGCCGGAGCATGCCGCGAGGTCGGGACCGTGACCGTGGTGGCTCCGGACCGAGAGCAAAGCGGCACGTCCCACTCGCTCACCCTCCATCGTCCGCTCCGGCCAGCCCGGACCCACGACGGGGCGTTTCAAGTCGACGGGACCCCGACCGATTGCGTCCTCCTGGCCGTCGGGGCGCTGATGCCCGAACGGCCTGATTTCGTTTTCGCCGGCATCAATCACGGCGCCAACATGGGTGAGGACGTGCTCTACTCCGGCACCGTGTCGGTCGCGATGGAGGCGGTGACCCTGGGCATTCCCGGGATCGCGTTCTCGTTCGCGAGCCGCGACCCCGATTTGATGGCCAGCTACCATGACACCTTGGTCCGGTTGATTCGCCGGATTACGGCGATGCCGGATTTCCCCGCCGAAACCCTGCTGAACATCAATCTTCCCAAGCGCCACGCGTCGGAGGTCAAAGGGGTCAAGGTCACCAAACTGGGGAGCCGGTTCTTCTCGAGTTCCATTACCAGGATGAGTGATCCTTGGGGCCGTGAGGTCTTCTGGATCGGGGGCGGAGAAGTGACCTGGACCGGCGAACCGGACACCGACCACGCCGCGGTAAAGGACGGGTATATCTCCGTCACCCCGCTGCATATGGATCTCACCAACTACCGTTTGATGGAGGCGGTGGGGTCGTGGTCACTCGAGCTCTAG
- a CDS encoding protein-L-isoaspartate(D-aspartate) O-methyltransferase yields MVTRALDVPDSYGGYRLQLIEQLQAKGIRDLAVLKAISMVPRHRFVPDGLRHRAYEDSALPIAAGQTISQPWVQARSLQELRLTGREKVLEVGAGSGYQTALLSIVAGSVIGIERVPSLADGARAVLRDLGITNVTILVGDGTMGWRPLAPFDAIVVAAASPSVPEPLIEQLAPGGRMIIPIGDRDDQVLTLVEKTGGPVQVTPLSDVRFVPLLGQFGFRS; encoded by the coding sequence GTGGTCACTCGAGCTCTAGACGTTCCCGACAGCTACGGGGGGTACCGGCTCCAGCTGATTGAACAGCTCCAGGCCAAGGGGATTCGGGACCTAGCGGTGCTGAAAGCCATCAGCATGGTTCCCCGGCACCGGTTCGTGCCGGATGGACTCCGGCATCGGGCCTACGAGGACTCGGCGCTCCCGATCGCGGCCGGCCAGACGATCTCGCAGCCGTGGGTTCAAGCCCGCTCGCTCCAGGAACTCCGACTCACGGGGCGGGAAAAGGTCCTCGAGGTCGGGGCTGGGTCGGGGTACCAAACCGCGCTCCTCTCGATCGTGGCGGGATCAGTGATTGGGATTGAACGGGTGCCCTCGTTGGCCGACGGGGCCCGCGCCGTGCTTCGGGACCTTGGGATCACCAACGTCACGATCCTCGTGGGAGATGGCACCATGGGCTGGCGTCCCCTGGCGCCGTTCGATGCCATCGTCGTGGCGGCAGCCTCGCCCTCGGTACCAGAGCCGCTGATCGAGCAGCTGGCGCCTGGGGGGCGGATGATCATTCCGATCGGCGACCGGGACGACCAGGTCTTAACGCTGGTCGAGAAGACCGGCGGTCCGGTCCAAGTTACCCCGCTGTCCGACGTCCGATTTGTGCCCCTGTTGGGCCAATTCGGGTTTCGCTCCTAG
- a CDS encoding DedA family protein encodes MDFFRFAIDLVLHLDRHLGDLISQYGTGTYVILALIVFCETGLVITPFLPGDSLLFAAGAFAGLGNLNPWILCASLMGAAILGDNLNYWIGRYIGPRAFSGQFRFMKKEYLERTQRFFDRHGGRTVVIARFVPIIRTFTPFVAGVGAMPYPRFLAYSVGGGLLWVLGFIWLGYFFGNLPIVQNNFGMVIGAIILISVLPMVLEVVRARLAAREIT; translated from the coding sequence ATTGACTTCTTTCGGTTTGCCATCGATTTGGTCCTCCATCTCGATCGCCACCTCGGCGACCTGATCAGCCAATACGGCACGGGGACCTACGTCATCCTGGCCCTGATCGTGTTTTGCGAGACGGGGCTGGTTATTACTCCGTTTCTTCCGGGTGACTCGCTGCTGTTCGCCGCCGGGGCCTTTGCCGGGCTGGGGAACCTCAATCCGTGGATCCTCTGTGCCAGTTTGATGGGGGCCGCGATCCTGGGCGACAATCTGAACTACTGGATTGGCCGCTATATCGGCCCCCGGGCTTTTTCCGGTCAGTTCCGCTTCATGAAGAAGGAGTACCTCGAACGGACCCAGCGGTTCTTCGACCGCCATGGCGGCCGGACCGTGGTGATTGCCCGCTTTGTACCGATCATTCGGACCTTCACGCCCTTTGTGGCGGGGGTCGGAGCGATGCCGTACCCGCGGTTCCTTGCCTATAGCGTTGGGGGCGGGCTGCTCTGGGTCTTGGGGTTTATTTGGCTCGGGTACTTCTTCGGCAACCTGCCGATCGTGCAGAACAACTTTGGGATGGTGATCGGGGCCATCATCCTGATCTCGGTTCTGCCGATGGTTCTGGAGGTGGTTCGGGCCCGGCTGGCGGCCAGAGAAATAACATGA